A stretch of Cucumis sativus cultivar 9930 chromosome 2, Cucumber_9930_V3, whole genome shotgun sequence DNA encodes these proteins:
- the LOC105434550 gene encoding protein FANTASTIC FOUR 4, translating into MTTMMSFYKKSLHSFLSFTDNLSSKTSPPFNNSNPHLELHHALGLGLINSDHTNATQFNKSPNILESSSLIKPSLSSSRKDPGGVGFIDDVGGGVDGLMSCTESLGFESSDERLVNDELTTMEDNCGGWCMSRVRRRKVVAEERKFPPPLTSLNQHGHPNFYLRSVRKDGRLELTEVRIERTEILRACRGDGRLRLHLIKDEEQGEKDGGDREKEGGIEEEEEKDEKEEEEEEVEGLVKEGKMEFRRCVEMIKHQRRHEHHRSHHQHLDVWRQHCVTTS; encoded by the coding sequence ATGACGACGATGATGAGTTTTTACAAAAAGAGTCTCCACTCATTCTTATCCTTCACCGACAACCTTTCTTCCAAAACTTCACCACCTTTCAATAACTCTAATCCCCACCTTGAATTACACCATGCCTTAGGCTTAGGATTGATTAACTCCGATCATACCAATGCCACGCAATTCAATAAATCTCCAAATATTCTTGAATCTTCCTCCCTCATTAAACCTTCTCTTTCCTCGTCCAGAAAAGACCCCGGTGGGGTCGGTTTCATCGACGATGTTGGCGGCGGCGTCGACGGGTTGATGTCGTGCACTGAGAGCCTTGGATTTGAGAGCTCCGATGAGAGATTGGTGAATGATGAATTGACGACGATGGAGGATAATTGCGGCGGGTGGTGTATGTCGAGGGTGCGGCGGAGGAAGGTGGTGGCGGAAGAGAGGAAGTTTCCACCACCGTTGACGTCGCTGAATCAACATGGACATCCGAATTTTTATCTCCGGTCAGTGAGGAAAGATGGGAGATTGGAGCTGACGGAGGTTAGGATCGAACGGACCGAGATTCTTCGAGCGTGTCGTGGAGATGGACGGTTGAGATTGCATCTTATCAAAGATGAAGAACAAGGAGAAAAAGATGGCGGCGACAGGGAGAAGGAAGGTGGGAttgaagaggaggaggagaaagacgaaaaggaagaggaagaagaagaagtggaGGGGTTAGTGAAGGAAGGAAAAATGGAATTTAGGCGATGTGTGGAGATGATAAAGCACCAGCGTCGCCATGAGCACCACCGTAGCCACCACCAGCATTTGGATGTGTGGAGACAGCACTGCGTTACAACAAgttaa